TTCTCAATCCTCATAACTGGTCATAGCATCTTCAACTTCAGCTAGACTAATGCCAAACAACTCTAAGCGCTTAAGGAGTTGCTTGCCGTTGGAATAGCCGATGCGGAGCTGTTCGCCTAGATACTCTCTGCGCCTACGACTGTCTGCTCCCGCTAAGAAACCTAGGCGAATCAAGTCACCACGACTGATGTCAAATTCGTTCTCATTTTCAAATTGCTCTGTCACCTGAGCCAGCGCTGTTTTCAGGTTCTCATAGCTAGCGTGTTCGATTCCCAGAGAACATCCCTTAGTCTTGGATTTGGGAGCAGCCTCATCTCGCTTGAGAAAGGCATGCTGCACCGTTGGAATGGCCGTCATAATCATACGCCGAATCCGCTCCCCATTAAAATCTGGATCGGTAAAGACAATGACTCCATGCAATTCATGCAGGCGTTGAATGCGTTCTATATCCTGGTCATTTATTGCGGAACCTCGTGTTTCATAGGTCTCTACATCAAAGTAACGTTTGAGATTGGCCGTATCATCGCGACCTTCGACCACGATGACT
This genomic interval from Streptococcus oralis subsp. tigurinus contains the following:
- the rnmV gene encoding ribonuclease M5; its protein translation is MKEKISQVIVVEGRDDTANLKRYFDVETYETRGSAINDQDIERIQRLHELHGVIVFTDPDFNGERIRRMIMTAIPTVQHAFLKRDEAAPKSKTKGCSLGIEHASYENLKTALAQVTEQFENENEFDISRGDLIRLGFLAGADSRRRREYLGEQLRIGYSNGKQLLKRLELFGISLAEVEDAMTSYED